Proteins encoded in a region of the Ptychodera flava strain L36383 chromosome 4, AS_Pfla_20210202, whole genome shotgun sequence genome:
- the LOC139130724 gene encoding uncharacterized protein isoform X1 codes for MTLKTDTMEKNRALSGRSSSTLSSWSRHMHSDPTMYGYRHRNILHGPGRDLDPHVLEDVKREAERTWNADLRDWNKTPTVRPTTYSHAFYKKLVDEPTKMRPTSPHRRNNPHPPLVFLSCRLRTVPGFHDPDAVTGKDKYIIDAKCPVEQRKKRELLRQKYISRPATASVMTYKHNQLPDPYFPSWAVRNLMSPRSAQAAEAWMKVASKQDQEAVMKMVDDSNHKKFADEAVREHVKPQFQPSLRRYLKGAGAEEARAIAKLFHTIGSGQRPEPPMQGPHYHITDYGRMSKVTRHRPFQRDFVVHPELLERTPPQSPKSAKLAA; via the exons ATGACTTTGAAAACTGACACCATGGAAAAGAATAGAGCTTTATCTGGTCGCAGTTCTTCAACTTTGTCATCATGGAGTAGACATATGCACTCAG aCCCAACTATGTATGGATACAGACATCGCAATATACTGCATGGTCCCGGAAGAGATCTGGATCCACACGTACTCGAGGACGTGAAACGTGAAGCCGAAAGAACTTGGAATGCCGACCTCAGGGACTGGAACAAAACACCAACTGTACGACCCACCACATATTCACATGCCTTCTATAAGAAATTGGTTGACGAGCCGACAAAGATGAGACCAACGTCTCCGCACAGACGGAATAACCCTCATCCACCACT AGTGTTTTTGTCATGCAGATTAAGGACTGTTCCAGGTTTCCATGATCCAGATGCAGTTACTGGAAAAGACAAATATATAA TTGATGCAAAGTGTCCAGTGGAACAAAGAAAGAAACGTGAGTTACTACGACAGAAGTACATTAGTAGACCTGCAACTGCCAGTGTAATGACATATAAACATAATCAG CTCCCTGACCCGTATTTCCCTAGCTGG GCTGTCAGGAATCTGATGAGTCCAAGGTCAGCACAGGCAGCAGAAGCTTGGATGAAAGTTGCCAGTAAACAAG ATCAAGAAGCTGTCATGAAAATGGTAGATGACTCAAACCATAAAAAGTTTGCAGATGAAGCTGTTAGAGAGCATGTGAAACCACAGTTCCAACCTTCGTTAAGAAGATACTTGAAAGGGGCAGGTGCAGAAG AGGCCAGAGCAATAGCCAAGCTATTCCACACAATAGGCAGTGGACAGAGACCAGAGCCACCAATGCAAGGACCACACTATCACATTACAGACTATGGCAGGATGAGTAAAGTGACCAGACATAGGCCATTCCAAAGGGACTTTGTTGTTCATCCAGAACTTCTAGAAAGAACCCCTCCACAGAGTCCTAAAAGTGCCAAACTTGCTGCGTAG
- the LOC139130724 gene encoding uncharacterized protein isoform X2, which produces MTLKTDTMEKNRALSGRSSSTLSSWSRHMHSDPTMYGYRHRNILHGPGRDLDPHVLEDVKREAERTWNADLRDWNKTPTVRPTTYSHAFYKKLVDEPTKMRPTSPHRRNNPHPPLVFLSCRLRTVPGFHDPDAVTGKDKYIIDAKCPVEQRKKRELLRQKYISRPATASVMTYKHNQAVRNLMSPRSAQAAEAWMKVASKQDQEAVMKMVDDSNHKKFADEAVREHVKPQFQPSLRRYLKGAGAEEARAIAKLFHTIGSGQRPEPPMQGPHYHITDYGRMSKVTRHRPFQRDFVVHPELLERTPPQSPKSAKLAA; this is translated from the exons ATGACTTTGAAAACTGACACCATGGAAAAGAATAGAGCTTTATCTGGTCGCAGTTCTTCAACTTTGTCATCATGGAGTAGACATATGCACTCAG aCCCAACTATGTATGGATACAGACATCGCAATATACTGCATGGTCCCGGAAGAGATCTGGATCCACACGTACTCGAGGACGTGAAACGTGAAGCCGAAAGAACTTGGAATGCCGACCTCAGGGACTGGAACAAAACACCAACTGTACGACCCACCACATATTCACATGCCTTCTATAAGAAATTGGTTGACGAGCCGACAAAGATGAGACCAACGTCTCCGCACAGACGGAATAACCCTCATCCACCACT AGTGTTTTTGTCATGCAGATTAAGGACTGTTCCAGGTTTCCATGATCCAGATGCAGTTACTGGAAAAGACAAATATATAA TTGATGCAAAGTGTCCAGTGGAACAAAGAAAGAAACGTGAGTTACTACGACAGAAGTACATTAGTAGACCTGCAACTGCCAGTGTAATGACATATAAACATAATCAG GCTGTCAGGAATCTGATGAGTCCAAGGTCAGCACAGGCAGCAGAAGCTTGGATGAAAGTTGCCAGTAAACAAG ATCAAGAAGCTGTCATGAAAATGGTAGATGACTCAAACCATAAAAAGTTTGCAGATGAAGCTGTTAGAGAGCATGTGAAACCACAGTTCCAACCTTCGTTAAGAAGATACTTGAAAGGGGCAGGTGCAGAAG AGGCCAGAGCAATAGCCAAGCTATTCCACACAATAGGCAGTGGACAGAGACCAGAGCCACCAATGCAAGGACCACACTATCACATTACAGACTATGGCAGGATGAGTAAAGTGACCAGACATAGGCCATTCCAAAGGGACTTTGTTGTTCATCCAGAACTTCTAGAAAGAACCCCTCCACAGAGTCCTAAAAGTGCCAAACTTGCTGCGTAG